The Streptomyces sp. NBC_00224 genome has a window encoding:
- a CDS encoding DUF1906 domain-containing protein produces MRSLTSIRPWCLGIVTPPLAVATTLAALLTLSPPASASPAPDVPTVAAAPEAASGIASDADAAAAPDAVPDAVSQAAPDAAPADAVDSPAVLARAVHFKGAAFDTCQAPPLATMKAWRSSSYRGVGVYFAGRGRGCPNQLHLSRSWLASVDGMGWRVLPIFVGSQSPCVRSEAKRKVRMGSNSAAQGRTEGRQAADAAERLGIRQGSALYLDMEAYDAGNSGCARTTLAFVRAWNRAVRGEGFLPGFYSSAASGVRHMEQARRAGQSDLPSVMWFARWGSGSSLYGEPTLHADAWRPHRRIHQYAGNVTETHGGRRLVVDRNTVDAPVARFRP; encoded by the coding sequence ATGCGCAGCCTTACATCGATCCGGCCCTGGTGCCTGGGCATCGTCACGCCACCGCTCGCCGTGGCCACCACGCTCGCCGCTCTGCTCACGCTGAGCCCACCCGCGTCGGCCTCACCGGCGCCCGATGTCCCGACCGTCGCCGCCGCGCCGGAGGCCGCCTCGGGCATCGCCTCGGACGCCGACGCTGCCGCTGCCCCGGATGCGGTCCCGGACGCCGTCTCGCAGGCCGCCCCGGACGCCGCCCCGGCGGACGCGGTGGACAGTCCTGCGGTGCTGGCGCGGGCCGTGCACTTCAAGGGGGCGGCGTTCGACACCTGTCAGGCGCCGCCGCTGGCGACGATGAAGGCCTGGCGGTCCTCGTCGTATCGAGGGGTCGGCGTCTACTTCGCGGGGCGCGGGCGCGGCTGCCCGAACCAGCTCCATCTCAGCCGGAGCTGGCTGGCGAGTGTGGACGGGATGGGCTGGCGGGTGCTGCCGATCTTCGTCGGCTCGCAGTCGCCGTGCGTGCGGTCGGAGGCGAAGCGGAAGGTGCGGATGGGCAGCAACTCGGCGGCCCAGGGCCGGACAGAGGGGAGGCAGGCGGCCGACGCGGCCGAGAGGCTGGGCATCCGGCAGGGCAGCGCGCTCTACCTGGACATGGAGGCGTACGACGCGGGCAACTCGGGGTGCGCGCGGACCACGCTGGCGTTCGTCCGTGCCTGGAACCGCGCGGTGCGCGGCGAGGGCTTCCTGCCCGGGTTCTACAGCAGCGCCGCGTCGGGTGTGCGGCACATGGAGCAGGCCCGACGGGCCGGGCAGTCCGACCTGCCGTCGGTGATGTGGTTCGCGCGGTGGGGCTCCGGGTCGTCCTTGTACGGGGAACCGACCCTGCACGCGGACGCGTGGCGGCCGCACCGGCGCATCCACCAGTACGCGGGGAACGTGACCGAGACGCACGGCGGGCGCCGGCTCGTGGTGGACCGGAACACCGTGGACGCGCCGGTCGCGCGGTTCCGACCCTGA
- a CDS encoding SigE family RNA polymerase sigma factor — translation MTTPVCNSASRAATPYPSFASYMRARGPVLLRTARSLTANPSDAEDLLQTALTKTYVAWDRIEDHRALDGYVRRALLNTRTSQWRKRKVDEFACDELPEPETVPEPDPADQQVLHDAMWRAVMKLPDRQRAMVVLRYYEDLSEAQTAEVLGVSVGTVKSAVSRALGKLREDPELAPVR, via the coding sequence ATGACCACGCCTGTCTGCAACAGCGCCTCCCGGGCGGCGACGCCGTACCCGTCGTTCGCCTCGTACATGCGGGCCCGAGGCCCCGTGCTGCTGCGCACCGCACGCTCGCTGACCGCGAACCCGAGCGACGCCGAGGACCTGCTGCAGACGGCCCTCACCAAGACGTATGTCGCCTGGGACCGGATCGAGGACCACCGCGCCCTCGACGGCTATGTGCGCCGCGCGCTCCTCAACACCCGGACCTCGCAGTGGCGCAAGCGCAAGGTGGACGAGTTCGCCTGCGACGAGCTGCCCGAGCCGGAGACGGTGCCGGAGCCGGACCCGGCCGACCAGCAGGTTCTGCACGACGCGATGTGGCGCGCCGTGATGAAGCTGCCGGACCGCCAGCGGGCGATGGTCGTGCTGCGGTACTACGAGGACCTGAGCGAGGCGCAGACCGCCGAGGTGCTGGGGGTCTCCGTCGGTACGGTGAAGAGCGCGGTCTCCCGGGCGCTGGGCAAGCTCCGCGAGGACCCGGAGCTCGCCCCCGTCCGCTGA
- a CDS encoding long-chain fatty acid--CoA ligase translates to MLSTMQDVPLLISRILTHGSTIHGKSQVTTWTGEAEPRRRSFAEIGGRAAQLAHALRELGVEDGQATATLMWNNAEHVEAYLAIPSMGAVLHTLNLRLPAEQLIWIVNHAADRVIIVNGSLLPLLAPLLPHLPTVEHILVSGPGDRSLLDDIDGAGPQVHEYEELLAGRPTSYDWPQLDERSAAAMCYTSGTTGDPKGVVYSHRSVYLHSMQVNMSESMGLTDKDTTLVVVPQFHVNAWGLPHATFMTGVDMLMPDRFLQPAPLAEMIEREKPTHAAAVPTIWQGLLAEVTARPRDLSSMVRVTIGGAACPPSLMEAYDKLGVRLCHAWGMTETSPLGTMANPPAGLSAEEEWPYRITQGRFPAGVEARLVGPGGDLLPWDNESAGELEVRGTWIAGAYYGGAGGEDFRPADKFSEDGWLKTGDVGVISPDGFLTLTDRAKDVIKSGGEWISSVDLENALMAHPEVAEAAVVAVPDEKWGERPLATVVLKPGATADYAALKDFLARSVAKWQLPERWTIVESVPKTSVGKFDKKVIRKQYADGELEVTELR, encoded by the coding sequence GTGCTGAGCACCATGCAGGACGTACCGCTGCTGATCTCGCGGATCCTGACCCACGGGTCGACGATCCACGGCAAGTCGCAGGTCACGACCTGGACCGGCGAGGCGGAGCCACGGCGCCGCAGTTTCGCCGAGATCGGGGGCCGGGCCGCACAGCTGGCACACGCTCTGCGTGAGCTCGGCGTCGAGGACGGCCAGGCGACCGCCACCCTGATGTGGAACAACGCCGAGCATGTCGAGGCGTATCTCGCGATCCCCTCCATGGGCGCGGTGCTGCACACGCTGAACCTGCGGCTCCCGGCCGAGCAGTTGATCTGGATCGTCAACCACGCGGCCGACCGCGTGATCATCGTTAACGGTTCGCTGCTGCCGCTGCTCGCCCCGCTGCTGCCGCATCTGCCGACCGTCGAGCACATCCTGGTCTCCGGGCCCGGCGACCGTTCGCTGCTCGACGACATCGACGGCGCGGGACCGCAGGTGCACGAGTACGAGGAGCTGCTCGCGGGCCGCCCGACCTCGTACGACTGGCCGCAGCTGGACGAGCGCAGCGCCGCCGCCATGTGCTACACCTCCGGCACGACGGGCGACCCCAAGGGCGTCGTCTACTCGCACCGGTCGGTCTATCTGCACTCGATGCAGGTCAACATGTCCGAGTCGATGGGGCTCACGGACAAGGACACGACCCTGGTCGTGGTGCCGCAGTTCCATGTGAACGCCTGGGGGCTGCCGCACGCGACCTTCATGACCGGCGTCGACATGCTGATGCCGGACCGCTTCCTGCAGCCCGCGCCGCTCGCCGAGATGATCGAGCGCGAGAAGCCCACGCACGCCGCCGCCGTGCCGACCATCTGGCAGGGGCTGCTCGCCGAGGTCACCGCGCGCCCCCGGGACCTCTCCTCGATGGTGAGGGTCACCATCGGCGGCGCGGCCTGTCCGCCCTCGCTGATGGAGGCGTACGACAAGCTGGGCGTCCGGCTCTGCCACGCGTGGGGCATGACGGAGACGTCGCCGCTGGGCACCATGGCCAACCCGCCGGCCGGGCTCTCGGCCGAGGAGGAGTGGCCGTACCGGATCACCCAGGGCCGCTTCCCGGCGGGCGTCGAGGCGCGGCTGGTCGGTCCCGGCGGGGACCTCCTGCCCTGGGACAACGAGTCGGCGGGCGAGCTGGAGGTCCGAGGCACCTGGATCGCGGGCGCGTACTACGGCGGCGCGGGCGGCGAGGACTTCCGCCCCGCCGACAAGTTCAGCGAGGACGGCTGGCTGAAGACGGGCGACGTCGGTGTGATCAGCCCCGACGGCTTCCTGACGCTCACCGACCGCGCCAAGGACGTCATCAAGTCGGGCGGGGAGTGGATCTCCTCGGTCGACCTGGAGAACGCGCTGATGGCCCACCCCGAGGTCGCCGAGGCCGCGGTCGTCGCGGTCCCCGACGAGAAGTGGGGCGAGCGCCCGCTCGCCACGGTCGTACTGAAGCCGGGGGCGACCGCCGACTACGCGGCCCTGAAGGACTTCCTCGCCCGGTCGGTCGCGAAGTGGCAACTGCCGGAGCGGTGGACGATCGTCGAGTCGGTGCCGAAGACGAGCGTGGGGAAGTTCGACAAGAAGGTGATCCGCAAGCAGTACGCGGACGGGGAGCTGGAGGTCACGGAGCTGCGCTGA
- a CDS encoding PAS domain-containing protein, producing the protein MSSRPSRGAARLAAILDALPDGLVLVNCNGTVVNANTIALEMFESPGTGLVGRGVLDLLPSFDSKLIPGSMRRPDTEDELGRTKPTRMVARRTDGGEFPVEVTSANLEDGRDAYASPSTSYGVGGAHYSGDELLMIVVRDLSGTVDTEAELARSQRQTEMILRAAAEGVVGTDTEGRVVLVNPAAAQILGYRASDLGGQELHPLVLHSRADGEAFPYEESPLADTLKSGRKHRVRGQMLWAKSGAGVPVDLTTAPVRDGDLLVGAVMTFTDRRPYEDQAKKHAEVLERETTRYDALSARHQQLLSVLGGSLRGPLDELRRELSTLAADDAGQLWPEANQVLHHLAAGYARMTTLVDNVLAFQRLDSGTEELKKAKVLVGTVVAAGVEGAVELIGPGRAQFAVHAPPIEAEIDPARLSTALAHLVADVAGVDATGNAPVAAGGYMDSTVVVAAAVRGEVVRIEVRGPYAGGDPVHEPIVQGIVRAHGGVLQTVEVPGMSGSAYVLEVPLGEGAGSVPEPAAAEVAVVPVQQPTGSGRRRARRASTDAFLESPVEEEKSPTGRRRARAHEGRPIDPSAASPAALERIPAQQAGEGDGAGSGGSSGTGRGGPGAGPSGGPGPGGVPGVPGAGPSGGAPHGSSSGTPEGSPGGHPFGPGGPSGGTPNGPAAGMAGPEGSTGGQNMTGGAHPYAPGAGPAGPIGGPGDGTSGGPGAGPSGDTGGSSGTGRRRGRPSPAEDGAAPALPSEGSVVTAAESARQPGAGRPAALSETVPPQGMAADPAAPSGRRARRALPASSADAPTADAEPGGRRARRALAAAPEAEEGAVRTAFALPPADADRPARPEGFPATGPASGPATAPASGPADAERPPATGPGRPLGLPGSAPGQGTGIPVDPNRPGVPDPHQPLPAPSAPAHRPLANGPGRSGGPTAATAPAHRPLANGPAQASQAGQPLPAAGRGRHDAVRNEAADEHTPPQPHPVEQPPAWAVGGAVPANGPETAGGPGAVPQPARQPLPAEAGPAPDDASQGRSISVRTLGQGVPFTQQTSGSSGSGRRRKLGTPSEGERPAGTAEAERPGPSPTSLLSPPSEGQGRAYAIGAPDEGAEGPEPLDGPGGAVEVANRPHPQPVDDELPPEPLDNPRRLLVWPAPDVSTSQALSDRGYRPVVVHSREEVDAQIAAFPAALFVDPLTGPITRTALQSLRQAAVAAEVPVLVTAGLGQATREAAYGADPAVLLKALAPRDSEQHPPRVLLIEEHEEIALALAATLERRGMQVARAATDTEAVTLAGQMRPNLVVMDLMQVRRRRAGIVDWLRANGQLNHTPLVVYTSAGLNQPELPKLSAGETVLFLAERSTSTEVQGRIVDLLAKIGTN; encoded by the coding sequence GTGAGCAGCAGGCCATCCCGAGGCGCTGCTCGCCTCGCAGCCATACTTGACGCCCTTCCGGACGGGCTCGTACTCGTCAACTGCAACGGCACGGTCGTCAACGCGAACACCATCGCCCTGGAGATGTTCGAGTCTCCGGGGACCGGGCTCGTGGGGCGGGGCGTGCTCGACCTGCTGCCCTCCTTCGACTCCAAGCTCATCCCGGGCTCGATGCGCCGCCCCGACACCGAGGACGAGCTGGGCCGCACCAAACCGACCCGGATGGTGGCCCGGCGCACCGACGGCGGCGAGTTCCCCGTCGAGGTGACCAGCGCCAACCTGGAGGACGGAAGAGACGCGTACGCCTCGCCGTCCACCTCCTACGGGGTCGGCGGCGCGCACTACTCAGGCGACGAGCTCCTCATGATCGTCGTCCGCGACCTCTCCGGAACCGTCGACACCGAGGCCGAGCTGGCCCGTTCGCAGCGGCAGACCGAGATGATCCTGCGCGCGGCGGCGGAGGGTGTCGTCGGCACCGACACCGAGGGGCGCGTCGTCCTGGTCAACCCGGCCGCCGCGCAGATCCTCGGCTACCGCGCCAGCGACCTCGGCGGCCAGGAGCTGCACCCGCTGGTGCTGCACTCGCGCGCCGACGGCGAGGCGTTCCCGTACGAGGAGAGCCCGCTCGCGGACACGCTGAAGTCCGGCCGCAAGCACCGTGTGCGCGGCCAGATGCTGTGGGCGAAGAGCGGCGCGGGCGTGCCCGTCGACCTGACGACCGCGCCGGTACGGGACGGGGACCTGCTGGTCGGCGCGGTGATGACGTTCACCGACCGCCGCCCGTACGAGGACCAGGCCAAGAAGCACGCGGAGGTCCTGGAGCGCGAGACCACCCGCTACGACGCGCTGTCCGCGCGCCACCAGCAGCTGCTCTCCGTGCTCGGCGGCTCGCTGCGCGGACCGCTGGACGAGCTGCGCCGCGAACTGTCCACGCTGGCGGCGGACGACGCGGGCCAGCTGTGGCCCGAGGCCAACCAGGTCCTGCACCATCTGGCCGCCGGATACGCCCGGATGACCACCCTCGTCGACAATGTGCTGGCCTTCCAGCGGCTCGACTCCGGTACGGAGGAGCTGAAGAAGGCGAAGGTGCTGGTCGGGACCGTGGTCGCGGCGGGCGTCGAGGGTGCCGTCGAGCTGATCGGGCCCGGCCGGGCCCAATTCGCCGTCCACGCGCCCCCGATCGAGGCCGAGATCGACCCCGCGCGGCTCTCCACGGCCCTTGCGCACCTGGTGGCGGATGTCGCGGGCGTCGACGCCACGGGCAACGCGCCGGTCGCCGCCGGCGGCTACATGGACTCCACGGTCGTCGTCGCGGCGGCGGTGCGCGGCGAGGTCGTACGCATCGAGGTGCGCGGGCCGTACGCCGGGGGCGACCCCGTCCACGAGCCCATCGTCCAGGGCATCGTGCGCGCCCACGGCGGTGTGCTCCAGACGGTCGAGGTGCCGGGCATGAGCGGCAGCGCGTACGTCCTGGAGGTGCCGCTGGGGGAGGGCGCGGGCTCGGTTCCGGAGCCCGCCGCGGCCGAGGTCGCGGTGGTTCCCGTCCAGCAGCCGACCGGCTCGGGGCGCCGCCGCGCCCGGCGGGCCTCCACGGACGCGTTCCTGGAGAGCCCCGTCGAGGAGGAGAAGTCCCCCACCGGCCGCCGTCGGGCGCGTGCCCACGAGGGCCGGCCGATCGACCCGTCCGCCGCGTCCCCGGCGGCTCTTGAACGCATCCCCGCGCAGCAGGCGGGCGAGGGCGACGGCGCGGGCTCCGGTGGGAGTTCCGGTACGGGCCGGGGCGGTCCGGGCGCGGGGCCGTCCGGCGGCCCGGGGCCCGGCGGAGTGCCGGGAGTGCCCGGTGCCGGTCCGTCCGGCGGCGCGCCCCACGGCTCTTCGAGCGGTACGCCCGAGGGCTCCCCCGGCGGCCACCCCTTCGGCCCCGGCGGCCCGTCCGGCGGGACCCCCAACGGCCCGGCCGCCGGTATGGCGGGGCCCGAGGGCTCCACGGGCGGCCAGAACATGACGGGCGGCGCGCACCCCTACGCCCCCGGCGCCGGACCCGCGGGCCCCATCGGCGGCCCCGGCGACGGGACTTCGGGCGGCCCGGGCGCCGGACCGTCCGGCGACACCGGCGGCTCCTCGGGCACGGGGCGGCGGCGCGGACGGCCCAGCCCGGCCGAGGACGGCGCCGCGCCCGCCCTGCCCTCCGAGGGGTCTGTCGTCACCGCCGCCGAGAGCGCCCGCCAGCCCGGCGCCGGCAGACCGGCCGCGCTGAGCGAGACCGTTCCGCCCCAGGGCATGGCGGCCGACCCGGCCGCGCCCTCGGGCCGCCGCGCCCGCCGCGCCCTGCCCGCCAGCAGCGCCGACGCACCCACCGCTGACGCGGAGCCCGGCGGCCGTCGTGCCCGCAGGGCTCTGGCGGCTGCCCCGGAGGCCGAGGAGGGGGCGGTGCGCACGGCGTTCGCGCTCCCGCCCGCCGACGCCGACCGCCCGGCCAGACCCGAGGGCTTCCCCGCCACCGGCCCGGCTTCCGGCCCGGCCACCGCACCGGCTTCCGGTCCGGCCGACGCCGAGCGGCCCCCGGCGACCGGGCCCGGCAGGCCCCTCGGGCTCCCCGGATCAGCGCCCGGCCAGGGCACCGGCATCCCCGTGGACCCGAACCGCCCCGGGGTCCCCGACCCCCACCAGCCCCTCCCGGCCCCTTCGGCGCCGGCTCATCGCCCCCTGGCGAACGGCCCCGGCCGGAGCGGCGGCCCCACCGCCGCCACGGCCCCGGCCCACCGCCCGCTGGCGAACGGGCCCGCGCAGGCCTCCCAGGCCGGTCAGCCCCTCCCGGCCGCCGGTCGCGGGCGCCACGACGCCGTACGCAACGAGGCCGCCGACGAGCACACCCCGCCGCAGCCGCACCCCGTCGAGCAGCCGCCCGCGTGGGCCGTGGGCGGAGCGGTTCCGGCGAACGGGCCGGAGACGGCGGGCGGCCCCGGCGCCGTACCGCAGCCCGCGCGCCAGCCGTTGCCCGCCGAGGCGGGCCCCGCGCCCGACGACGCCTCCCAGGGCCGTTCCATCAGCGTGCGTACGCTCGGCCAGGGCGTGCCCTTCACCCAGCAGACCTCCGGCTCCTCCGGCTCGGGGCGGCGCCGCAAGCTCGGAACGCCCTCCGAGGGCGAACGCCCGGCCGGAACCGCCGAGGCCGAGCGCCCCGGCCCGTCCCCCACCTCGCTGCTCTCGCCCCCCTCGGAGGGCCAGGGGCGCGCGTACGCCATAGGGGCGCCGGACGAGGGCGCCGAGGGGCCCGAGCCGCTGGACGGACCCGGCGGCGCCGTAGAGGTCGCCAACCGCCCGCACCCGCAGCCCGTCGACGACGAGCTGCCGCCCGAGCCGCTCGACAACCCGCGACGGCTGCTCGTCTGGCCCGCGCCCGACGTCTCCACCTCGCAGGCGCTGAGCGACCGCGGCTACCGGCCCGTGGTCGTGCACTCCCGCGAGGAGGTCGACGCCCAGATCGCGGCGTTCCCCGCCGCGCTCTTCGTCGACCCGCTGACCGGGCCGATCACCCGTACCGCGCTGCAGTCGCTGCGCCAGGCGGCCGTCGCCGCCGAGGTGCCGGTGCTGGTGACGGCCGGGCTCGGACAGGCGACGCGCGAGGCGGCGTACGGTGCCGACCCCGCCGTACTCCTCAAGGCCCTCGCCCCCCGCGACAGCGAGCAGCACCCGCCCCGGGTCCTGCTGATCGAGGAGCACGAGGAGATCGCCCTCGCCCTGGCGGCCACCCTGGAGCGGCGCGGCATGCAGGTCGCCCGCGCCGCCACCGACACCGAGGCCGTGACGCTGGCGGGCCAGATGCGGCCGAACCTGGTCGTGATGGACCTGATGCAGGTACGCCGCCGCCGCGCCGGGATCGTCGACTGGCTGCGCGCGAACGGGCAGTTGAACCACACCCCGCTCGTCGTCTACACCTCGGCGGGCCTCAACCAGCCGGAGCTCCCCAAGCTGTCGGCGGGGGAGACGGTGCTGTTCCTGGCCGAGCGCTCGACGAGCACCGAGGTCCAGGGCCGGATCGTGGACCTGCTCGCGAAGATCGGCACCAACTGA
- a CDS encoding SSI family serine proteinase inhibitor, translating to MLRRLVVTALATTATAALAASPAALAAAPLPLPPLPLLDSGGGNHDHLTVTVAHNGETDGTYELECHPAGGNHPQILQACDRLDKLTTWGKDPFAPVSSRATCTMIYGGDSTARVTGTWAGRPVDATYNRHDGCEMARWDAFVPVLPGAR from the coding sequence ATGCTGCGTCGCCTCGTCGTCACCGCGCTCGCCACCACCGCCACGGCCGCCCTCGCCGCCTCGCCCGCCGCCTTAGCTGCCGCCCCCCTGCCGCTGCCCCCGCTCCCCCTCCTCGACAGCGGCGGAGGCAACCACGACCACCTCACGGTCACCGTCGCGCACAACGGGGAGACCGACGGCACGTACGAGCTGGAGTGCCACCCCGCCGGGGGCAACCACCCGCAGATCCTCCAGGCGTGCGACCGGCTGGACAAGCTCACCACCTGGGGCAAGGACCCGTTCGCGCCCGTCTCATCGAGGGCCACGTGCACGATGATCTACGGCGGCGACTCCACCGCCCGGGTCACCGGCACCTGGGCGGGACGGCCGGTGGACGCCACCTACAACCGGCACGACGGATGCGAGATGGCGCGGTGGGACGCGTTCGTGCCGGTCCTCCCCGGAGCCCGGTGA
- a CDS encoding DUF2797 domain-containing protein, translating into MAGVWRSGGVRWGEDGPGLVWVGDRGERRVSRIAFGGAVGFRVVGERTCVGARGNPCPGGVAVARGSTQARCGECGRLDRVHSVAADGVPDDPRVYRVYLAWFGPGLVKVGITAEEREGARLREQGAVCFSWLGRGPLMAARRCEELLRAALGVPDRVSYEQKRVVRAALPGTGERGDEIRDMHGRAVGLGGWPESLEPLPCRVVDHGPLFGLDGLGPAHGVVRELVPEGVVGGRVLAAAGPDLHLEVEEGRVVVLDTRLMSGWGLGAAPADGGITVPVRALRPPDVQDQLF; encoded by the coding sequence ATGGCTGGGGTGTGGCGCAGTGGTGGGGTTCGTTGGGGGGAGGACGGGCCTGGGCTGGTGTGGGTGGGGGACCGGGGGGAGCGGCGGGTCAGCCGGATCGCGTTCGGGGGTGCTGTCGGGTTCCGGGTGGTCGGGGAGCGTACGTGCGTGGGGGCCCGGGGGAATCCCTGCCCCGGGGGCGTGGCCGTGGCGCGGGGGAGTACCCAGGCGCGGTGCGGCGAGTGCGGTCGGCTCGACCGGGTGCATTCCGTCGCCGCCGACGGGGTGCCCGACGATCCTCGGGTCTACCGGGTCTATCTGGCGTGGTTCGGGCCGGGGCTCGTCAAGGTCGGGATCACCGCCGAGGAGCGCGAGGGCGCGCGGCTGAGGGAGCAGGGGGCCGTCTGCTTCTCCTGGCTGGGGCGCGGGCCGCTGATGGCCGCCCGGCGGTGCGAGGAGCTGCTGCGGGCCGCGCTGGGGGTGCCCGATCGCGTCTCGTACGAGCAGAAGCGGGTCGTACGGGCCGCGCTTCCCGGAACCGGTGAGCGCGGTGACGAGATACGGGACATGCACGGGCGGGCCGTCGGGCTCGGTGGGTGGCCCGAGTCCCTGGAGCCCCTGCCGTGCCGGGTTGTCGACCACGGGCCGCTGTTCGGGCTCGACGGCCTCGGGCCCGCGCACGGGGTCGTGCGCGAGCTGGTGCCCGAGGGGGTCGTCGGCGGGCGCGTTCTCGCCGCCGCCGGGCCCGATCTCCATCTGGAGGTGGAGGAGGGGCGCGTCGTCGTCCTGGACACGCGGCTCATGAGCGGGTGGGGGCTCGGGGCGGCGCCCGCCGACGGGGGGATCACCGTGCCCGTTCGGGCACTGCGCCCTCCTGACGTGCAGGATCAGCTCTTCTGA
- a CDS encoding antibiotic biosynthesis monooxygenase has protein sequence MSDQLVAGIEPPYYAVVFTSLRTEGDRGYGETADLMKKLVEEIPGYLGYETARTPGGIGITVGYFRDEDAIAAWRSRLEHQRAQKQGRAEWYESYSVHVAKVERSYSFQREGSEGGESSGEHAGR, from the coding sequence ATGAGCGATCAACTCGTGGCCGGTATTGAACCGCCTTACTACGCCGTCGTGTTCACCTCCCTGCGCACCGAAGGCGACCGGGGGTACGGCGAGACGGCCGACCTCATGAAGAAGCTCGTCGAGGAGATACCGGGCTACCTCGGATACGAGACCGCGCGCACCCCGGGCGGCATCGGCATCACCGTCGGGTACTTCCGCGACGAGGACGCCATCGCCGCCTGGCGCTCCCGCCTGGAGCACCAGAGGGCGCAGAAGCAGGGCCGCGCCGAGTGGTACGAGAGCTACAGCGTCCACGTCGCCAAGGTCGAGCGGAGCTACAGCTTCCAGCGCGAGGGCAGCGAGGGCGGCGAGAGCTCCGGTGAACATGCTGGCCGCTGA
- a CDS encoding amidohydrolase family protein, with the protein MLAAEAEAALVRTFWARLGLPGLVDVHTHFMPDRVLKKVWAYFDSAGPLTGVEWPIAYREEEARRIELLADFGVTAFTSMLYPHKADMARWLNGWAVDFARRTPGCLHTATFFPEEGAGAYVEEALDGGARVFKAHVQVGGYDPNDPLLDAVWGALAEAAVPVVVHCGSGPAPGKHTGPEPIGRLLARHPRLRLIVAHMGMPEYVDFLALADAYEGVMLDTTMAFTDFSERLAPFPPDALPRLRDLGDRVLLGSDFPNIPYGYLHQLESLERLGLGDDWLRDVCHGNGARLFGLPGAGL; encoded by the coding sequence ATGCTGGCCGCTGAGGCCGAGGCCGCTCTTGTGCGGACCTTCTGGGCCCGCCTCGGGCTGCCCGGGCTCGTCGACGTGCACACGCACTTCATGCCCGACCGCGTCCTGAAGAAGGTCTGGGCCTACTTCGACTCGGCCGGGCCGCTCACCGGAGTGGAGTGGCCCATCGCGTACCGCGAGGAGGAGGCGCGGCGCATCGAGCTGCTCGCCGACTTCGGCGTGACCGCGTTCACCTCGATGCTGTACCCGCACAAGGCGGACATGGCGCGATGGCTCAACGGGTGGGCCGTCGACTTCGCGCGCCGCACCCCCGGCTGTCTGCACACCGCCACCTTCTTCCCGGAGGAGGGAGCGGGCGCGTACGTCGAGGAGGCGCTCGACGGCGGGGCCCGGGTCTTCAAGGCGCACGTCCAGGTGGGGGGTTACGACCCCAACGACCCCCTCCTCGACGCCGTGTGGGGCGCGCTCGCCGAGGCCGCCGTGCCCGTCGTCGTCCACTGCGGCTCCGGGCCCGCGCCCGGCAAGCACACCGGGCCCGAGCCCATCGGGCGCCTCCTCGCCCGGCACCCCCGGCTGCGGCTGATCGTGGCGCATATGGGGATGCCGGAGTACGTCGACTTCCTGGCGCTGGCCGACGCGTACGAGGGGGTCATGCTCGACACGACCATGGCGTTCACGGACTTCAGTGAGCGGCTCGCGCCCTTCCCGCCGGACGCGCTGCCCCGGCTCCGCGACCTGGGCGACCGGGTGCTGCTGGGGTCGGACTTCCCCAACATCCCGTACGGCTATCTCCACCAGCTCGAATCCCTCGAACGGCTCGGGCTCGGCGACGACTGGCTGCGGGACGTCTGCCACGGGAACGGCGCCCGGCTGTTCGGCCTCCCGGGCGCCGGTCTTTAG
- a CDS encoding response regulator transcription factor, which produces MTTTSPQGRTELLRPDGTAVRVLVVDDEAALSELLSMALRYEGWQVRSAGDGAGAVRAAREFRPDAVILDIMLPDMDGLAVLGRLRRELPDVPVLFLTAKDAVEDRIAGLTAGGDDYVTKPFSLEEVVARLRGLIRRSGSATVRSESLLAVGDLTLDEDSHDVTRGGVNIHLTATEFELLRYLMRNPRRVLSKAQILDRVWSYDFGGQANVVELYISYLRRKIDAGRSPMIHTRRGAGYLIKPGE; this is translated from the coding sequence ATGACCACCACCTCCCCGCAGGGGCGCACCGAATTGCTGAGGCCGGACGGGACCGCCGTCCGGGTGCTCGTCGTGGACGACGAGGCGGCGCTCAGCGAGCTGCTGTCCATGGCGCTGCGCTACGAAGGGTGGCAGGTGCGCAGCGCCGGGGACGGGGCCGGTGCGGTGCGCGCCGCCCGGGAGTTCCGGCCCGACGCGGTCATCCTCGACATCATGCTGCCCGACATGGACGGGCTCGCCGTGCTCGGACGGCTGCGCCGCGAACTCCCGGACGTGCCCGTGCTGTTCCTCACCGCCAAGGACGCGGTCGAGGACCGGATCGCGGGGCTCACGGCCGGCGGCGACGACTACGTCACCAAGCCGTTCTCGCTCGAAGAGGTCGTGGCCCGGCTGCGCGGGCTCATCCGCCGGTCCGGCAGCGCGACCGTGCGGAGCGAGTCGCTGCTCGCCGTCGGCGACCTCACGCTCGACGAGGACAGCCACGACGTGACCCGGGGCGGGGTGAACATCCACCTCACGGCCACCGAGTTCGAGCTGCTGCGCTATCTGATGCGCAACCCGCGCCGGGTGCTCAGCAAGGCGCAGATCCTCGACCGGGTCTGGTCGTACGACTTCGGCGGCCAGGCCAACGTGGTGGAGCTGTACATCTCGTATCTGCGGCGGAAGATCGACGCGGGGCGGTCGCCGATGATCCACACCCGGCGTGGGGCCGGGTACCTCATCAAGCCCGGCGAGTGA